gttaaaaatcgaAGCATTTTTACTGTCTTAAAAAGTTTCCccaaacacacaaaaaaaaatatgcatcaatacatcattgtaaaatcaattcatTTCTTGCTTCGCTCAGTATCTAATAttgtctattaataataaattaataattcatgcaTGGTTAGGTACATTGTAGACATTACATTGAATAgacaaagtttaaaattgaacaaaattgtatatttaaacgaaaaatcacTTTCCTCTAATGAttttagctatattatataatacattgtatgttttttggaaaatttacaatctatatttgttaataaaaagatAACCGACAGAtacatattcatttatattatgttattatgcataataacattaaacataagCATTAAGCACGAAATAAGGGAAGTCATCTAGCGATGAAATCCTCCAAgatgtaggtataatttaaaaattatttattgtaatttatagaacattaaaactttttactattaccttggtacattttaattgtaggtacatacaatttatttgatgGACTCACTGGTAGGTTAGGTTACTTTCTATGcatattctatacatattgaaattttcaaaatgtttaaaattttaaactaattaactactttagctatttattttacaaaaccttttatttttataacacatcAGAACGGCTTTCTGAGTTttcttattatctatattgatatacctaaatagctaaataattatttttaatcctaattcctatatataattataattttatagtattatttttttttatataaaacaaattaataaacctAATAAACCTTATACAAACCTACAAACCTTATACAAACCTACAAACCTTATACAAacctaattaattgtttatacaattaaaaaattaaaaaatcatcatttcaatcattttagaagtaataatttaattcatataatttattcatttgaagaaaattaaattgtgtaataataatagatgacTCGAATGATATTTAGCATGTGGTAAGCACAATAAACTAGATATAAAAGAGAAATATgcaggtattattatttattgcatcaAAGATACCTACATGGCTATATGGCTGTATaggaaataaaaacgaaacaagaataaaacgtaaatacctaatttatattttataataacaaatatagtgATACcagaaaatataggtaatggtaagattatataaaacaatatggtGTATTTGAACCAttagaatttagaattttaaatgtcacagagttatcataatttattatattcatatttaattgataaggCCATAACTCATAAGggttagatttttattttttacgaagtTAGAATTGTGGGAAAAGATATTCCTGTCGTTttgctatttaaatttagggtatacctataggctatattattacctacattttgTTTGAGATCattccaatatttttaaataagttttagtgtaaaattaaacaaaacataatttttgaggtcgaatataaatacctatgtaactagaaaaatgtgaatataacatgtatttatgtatttttagtagCATTAGTACTGCAGTAGGTATAATccatgtaggtatattgtatatatctaGGTATCGTATCATATAGGTACTAGATAAATAGATACTTAGGTATTAGTGGTATTACTATTGTTCTgtgttctaatattataatttataatttatcttttaattttataatttcataaagtaatgttaaacgtttttatatctaaaacaatattttctcaAATGAATcgatattaagttataacccGTATGGccgtatagtataaaaattttatttttactaattttttaattattaaatagctctttaatatgttttataaagatatttaactcctaattaaaaaaaaagtttgtgcAGTGCCAAATTgccaacaatttaattataatgcctATGGTCCGATGATTGATccgtatttttcttattttttgtgtaatagatatcaaaatatattatcgatgACAATTTGGCTCAGTTCTTAAAATGTGTGATCTCATGCAAGATGCACGGCGCTTGTGCTTCGTGAAATCATAAATCtaacaactattttataaaccgttgaaatatttttaaattctcccGGTTACCACACCTATCAGACAAATATGTTTGTGGGTCGACTACTTGGATTGTTTCcatgtattgtttttgaaatctGTTTTTTGTCCATCATTCCATAGTGTACTATTCCTAAACATACAAATTAGTAATCACTAGAGTAcggatttatatgcattaaaaactaattaattatgcactaaaaatatcttaaatatgcataaatatatgcaataaaatgttgatatatgcatgaaaaatttaattttttgaatatttaattaatacaatatatttttaaaaaaaactacaaaaccCTACTATAGATACTTATCTACCTTTCTTCATTTTGTCTTCACTTTCATCATCTTGGTATACGTACTTTATTTCCCCGATTATTGATCTAAGGGCATATTTGTGAAAACCATTTATACCAACAAGCAGTGGTGTattggtaaataaatttaagggtATACGCACCTAAAAGTAGttgaatatacctaattataccTACCTTAAAAAATTTTCTCGCTCCGCtcaaaaaatcattacacTTAGTATtacttagtaataatattttattactttattacaaACACTTACCCttcatatgtatatgtatatgcagTGGCGTATATAAGAGTGGGGGTTCATCCCCCCTTGGCTCTACCCCGAAATTAATTCCTTTATACGCCACTGTTTATATGTACCAAGTATCTcagtatcaaatatatttttatttttttaattaattcaattcataaatatcataaagaatacaaatttttattattttacttaaaaaaaaattgtacagtaaaataatggactatattaataaaataataaacaactttaaataatatacaacacttaatgtcataataaaatattattgtattaatttgtacattattattattattttcaacttttgtTTGGTAATATGACTGATGATTAATTGGAGATGTGTGTATACCCATAAAAGACTAATTTTCTTAAAGGTATACGCATAAATCCAAAAATAGGGATCCGGGTATACCCGCGTATACCCTCCAATACACCACTGCCTAcaagtatacctattaatttattttgatattaatcaaaactataaaaatttaatacttttttttaatattataataaaatatagtatacatttcaaaaatgtttaaaaaaaaataaaaataaaacatcgaAATATGCACTAAAAGGTGAAATATGcaatcaaaattgtataataagccttttaaatagtaaaagttGAAATATGCAAATGATACATACAAATCCCCGCTCTAAATTATTCACTGATCACGGAATCCACGAATTATTCGgaccaaaatgtttttatacccCATGCAATAATGGCTTAACttctcaataaatatatacaatatacataataatgttacttattttatatttagtctaCAGTTATCACTTGAAATTTGCTAttaatgctattataataagtggCTAATTGgttagttttgaatattttatacagaaattttattttcaatttggtattaatgttatgttaataatattgttataatttaaaaacattacctATTCAAAGGAACTTAAActgttatctattttatattttttatattatgaattttactatacacaataatagttttgattaaattttaaaatattatgtaggtatttataggtactaggaatttatttttactgttttacagtatttacagactaaatagattaattagataaaagaatctcataaaaaacaaaacgattGAAAATTTACCACCAAAAACTATAATTCTTCTTGTCTACagctttaatgttatttttaaacaatcttATTTCTCAACCACTTGGAAGTCAACTCTCATAATTTTCATACCTAAACCTAATAAACAACTCAACAACCCAACATCCCCGAATGGCCCAAACCTACAGACCAATCAGTCTTCTTTAGGTACTAGGAAAAAATActacttaaaaagttaaaagaatcaccacttttgtactataataaatcTCCCTACCATTTTCTACTTGGCTTTCATGCAAAATACGTTACTTTCCAACAACTTCACAGAGTAGTATACTGTATTCCTATGGCActggaaaacaaaaaaatactgctCTAGTCTTTTCCTCAATGTAGTACAGGCGACAGGCACTCAACACCATCTGGCATAATTACttgttatttaaacttaaataaattttccggcaccatattatttactttttagtttttaaacactacttaaaataaaaacattcagTCAAATTAGGAACTTCATATACTAAAGTAGGTACATTCTTttgtaaattctaaaaaaatgtatttgtttcatttattaatacctttatttaaattctgagttttgattttttttgtataggtactttaagAATAATCAtggcttaaatttttaagtaatgaaAATAACCATGTATTCAGATCTCAAATTTTTTCTACCAGCTTAGAGTGTCATGTGGcaataaaaagatattttattttcaaatataaactaCCCTTTTTTACTATGAATTGTTAAGCTGaagattattgaaaattttgatttatataaatctaaataaaaatttgaacgtGTAGATACCTAGTTttctagttattaaaatgtatatagaacTAGGTAATaaggattaaaaattatattccaaaaaatgcttttacattaactattatccttaatagttaatacatagTTTACCAACTCAAAAgctataagtttaaatattaatttaggttAGTATGTAtaccaaaactaaaaaaaaaaatgtttaatttgcaGTTATAGCAcagaatagattaaatttaatctattctgTGGTTATACTTAAAGGTagtatttgaagaaaaaaaactgagTCTCTAATCTCTATTGCCATTTAAgttgagttattattaaatggcaCGATAAAACAAaggaattgaaaataatagaacCCTTAAGTATccttagtaatttaataaatgaattaatatttgaagaaaaaaattaaaaattatttgttcacaATACTGTTGTGATTTTACCTGTAAAAAGGGAAAACttgtgatgtataatattgagcCTTTAatagttgatataatttaatataatatttaactccccgagattataaattagttactacttattataaatctataaaaaattaatcattcaaatataatcaaaataattttaatttatgaataaacaaaaaaaattatcagtaCATCACTTTTacacatgaaaaaataataaattagtattcttgaaattaaaaaaaaaagttaactaATAGCCACtaataacatacaaataaatcaatgaaaaaacaaataaaaaaaaatttaattttaagtaaatagtttacatttttaattatctgtaTCATCTTTAGATAGTGCACGAGCTCTAACTAAATCCAATCGCCCTGCTTTAATCATATCATTTTCCCACTTAAGAAgtgcatttttatattcatcattATCTATAGCTGctgattcaatatattttgattttctattTTCGTCCATTTCTTTCCATTTATTAGCAACTGTTATCATATAAGTTTGAACTGGCTCATTTCCgtggttttttatttcttcagttacaaactttaaatatgCAGTAAGAGGTTTACGAGGTTTACCTAATTCTTTTAATtcctgaaataaatttaaaacattatatgataataatattattaagtgaaattaaattctttaaatatacttttttgagTTTGCGTTTTGTTCTTTGTTCTATCTGCTCATATTTCACTCGAAACAACTCATTTTTTTGATCAACAGTCAAGCTATGATTAAAAACTTTCATATTGTCTTTGTATTGTTCAAGTTCCTTGTTATAAATGtcagtcattttttttttagcatctCCATCAAAGTCTTTCCATGATTCACTTAAAAAGCGAATtgcatctaaaataaaaaaattaaataaatcaacaatatattttaaaattataattatttttttgattaatatagttaaaacaattattcctGTATCTCTAAATTGCATCAATTAGCATCATTCATatgttagtaatttatttctaagtaATATTGATGATTGATGCTattcat
This sequence is a window from Rhopalosiphum maidis isolate BTI-1 chromosome 1, ASM367621v3, whole genome shotgun sequence. Protein-coding genes within it:
- the LOC113549134 gene encoding transcription factor A, mitochondrial, translated to MGFKQFLTNHWRLVNSNNLFINRCANSVLESHNIGYAQKSVVNKLQLPLKPKKPSPPFFQYLKERRQEVIEKHNLNFKDAIRFLSESWKDFDGDAKKKMTDIYNKELEQYKDNMKVFNHSLTVDQKNELFRVKYEQIEQRTKRKLKKELKELGKPRKPLTAYLKFVTEEIKNHGNEPVQTYMITVANKWKEMDENRKSKYIESAAIDNDEYKNALLKWENDMIKAGRLDLVRARALSKDDTDN